TGAAGAGCAACTTCCAGAGGAAGTGCCAAGATACAGCAAGCTTCCTTCACTACAAAACTTTATCCCAGCTCTTGCTTCTTATTCACCACAGTTGTTTTCAGCTTTTAGTTCTCCTTACACCATCTATTTTACCTCTGCTAATTGCAGTCTTTAGAGTGAGAATTGTGGCTCTTCTAATATTTGTGAAGTAGTGTGCAAAACTTTGGAGTATTTTACTAGTAAATAATAGTAAAGCTGAACTCAACCATTACTTGAAATGCCAAAGAATGgattgttttgctgtttgttgtggacttttatttcctcctattattagaaatatttaattagtGCTATTTAAGTACTTTGAGAAGCTCCTTAGAAAGTTTTTATAGACATGCACAGTTCTGCTAGTACTTCAACAAGAGAAATATAGCAACAGAAAACCACCAGACAACGCACTGGCAAGTAAACTGCAAGTAGGAACAAACTGTAATTAAATTTTCACCCTAATTTACAACACAGGTACAGCTGAGGACTAAAACAGTGTATACTTTGCAATGGATGTACCCATAAGGGGCTGTGTTACATCTCAGCTCTGAATTTGCTATTGGTTTAGAGTCTGAACTTTCAATCTATAAACATACCCAACTCCCACGTAAGTGGAGAGAAGCTATGTGTGTTTTGTACTTTTACCTTGGtattatttttgtcatctttGACATATGGTGATGCTTAGATCCAGCCAGGCTATCCTAAATCCAGCACTGTAgtaaagaggaaaagaggagacaAAATGGCTCTCTACTTCAGTACTTTTCAATtattaattagtcttttagtagGTAATCAGGTAAGTGCCTGAAACTAAAACAATAAATACAAGGCCATAAACTAAAGCAGTTCTGAGGCTACTTTAATTTACTGTGATCTCTGATGGGGAACTGAAGTAGCTGAGTTCCCTTAACTGCCTAAAAATTAgcacaaaggagaaagaatttgCCCTAATGATGTCTTCACTTCACCTGGCTGCTTCATATGAAACTCATTATCCAAGACTTCAACTCTCTGCTTCAGCCAATCTTAAGGCTATGTTTTATAGCCATAATAGTCCAAAGCAGACTGTCCTCTTTAGGTTGTCTCCATTATATTTATAGTTCATCAAATAATGAGTTGGTCATTCAACTCTGGAGAGGTAATTTATACTAAATTAAGCCACCATTTGGACTTTTAAAATTCTCTCCTCTCTTAAACTTTAGTCCAGCAATTAAAAGTGAGCAAATCCTTAAAGACATCAATGAATATATATTACTGCATGATCTTCCTTTTGAAATAGGGATAAAGTGTTTGTAATGGAGAAAAATTCCTTTTCAAACCTAATTCACATACTTTAAGCACATAGTTTTGAAGAAAGCAAAGCCTAAAAAAAATTAGCCTAAAAACTTCAATCTGTGAATGATGATTCAAATccaatggaacttttttttttcttctttttttttttttttactattctaCACTCTGTGCAGCAATGAAAGTAGAAGAGAGGTCCATCAGATAATTTACTAGAACCATATGTTACAGGATCCTCAAGTGTATCACACCAGATGATAGAATCTTGGTCCAATAATGCAAGTTGGGATGTGAATGAGCAACCTCATCTAAGCACATGTTACTGCTACTTGTATACATGTAAAGAACAGAAATTCTGCACAATAATTCAAAGTTTTTTATAATACCCTGTGGCTCATAAATATATTTCAACAATTTCCATTTTGATAACATTTAGCATCCATTTTGTGTAATATTTATTGGTGATAGAAAATTCTAATGTATTTCCTCTTTAACTTATATTTTTCCACAATAACTATATTTTTAGCAATGGTTTGATGAAGCTAAAGACACTGTTCTTGTTACTAATCCCTACCTTTCCTTACAAATAATCTCAattatatttctatttctttgtaaGTTAACATCAGCTGCCCATATTCATCTTTAACATGAAAAGGATATATAGGCATACGACAAAGAAAATCAGATTCCTTAACACTACTACACAActgcttaaaatgtatttacatgTCAACAATATTAATGTTCcttcataaaaagagaaaaatttattTCATCTATTGGGAGGATGCCCTATGGCTTATTGGGAACTTCTAGGTTCAGTTTTACACCTGTTTTTCTATGTGTAGAAATTTTACATTACCGTATTTTCCTTTCCCCCGTTTAAAAAGCTTCATAGCTCATTCATGAAAGAAGTAGCTGTTCCTCTCAAGGAGGCTGTTGAGGAACTATTATTATAAAGACATTCATCACtgcttttccatgaaaaaaattcatatttatgCTTGATTATGCAAGTTTAGTTTCAGAAAGTACCAGAACAAGTAAACCttgataaatataaaaaaatttgaGAGAAGGACTATCCATTACTGAAGGGTAGGTTTTATATTCTGGTATCAATACCCAGATCCTAAGTTCAGCATCTGCACTTGGAGTTGTGCTAGCTGCACCAAAAGTGTCAAACAGCATTATAATATTTCCCCAATTTTGCTTTTTGGGAGCAATTTGGAAGGCAATTTTGTTATTTGATAAGATATCCAACACTAAATTCTCCCAAACATGCATACAGACATccccccccaaacacacccacacacacactttacaaaagtcttcttttctttaagcaaGTAGCCATAACATTGAAAAACTCTGCTACTTGTTCACtaatttttcttaaatgatttgTCACCACTCTGCCACTCAAAGGAGATGTTATTTCCTTCTCCAGAGAAGCTATGTTCAAAAGCAGCTAGATGAAGATGGTGGTCTGATATAAATTCCAATAAAAAAGTGCatcatccatccatctatccatccatcctgAGAAACTTCCACTGACAAATTCTTGCTATTTTCCAGCAGTCATGGGGTTCCCATCAATAAATAGAAGGTCAGTGCAACAATCAGGAGCAAGCagaatggagaagagaaggtcTGATAGGCAGCTGATGGcatgaaaatatcttcatactTGTAAATACTGACAACACGCTCTGATACAGGTGGTGAGTCTATGTCATGACGAGTTATAGAACCTTTAGTAGGTAggggcagaaaaaaaatactgtcagatGCCTTTCTTCCATAACTTTATCAAAGGAATAGCTAGAGCGTCATGCAATTTTCAAAACTACCTGAGCATGCAATATCACACTGGCAGTAAGTACAgtcatttctctgctttctgaaattaaatttctgaacaaaacaaaggaaatttaagtaattaaaaaacaTCCTTCAAAGGAATTCAGAACTTCTAGTTGTGGACTGTTCTTAACCAAATTTAACTTTGGAGAGTGAAGATAATAATTACATAACCATGAAAACACGACTTATAGGACTCTGATattcatctcttctttctttttatctacTTTTTAAGCCTCATGCTGCCAACTGTTTTAGtgtattttttaagaaaagacgGTCTAGTAAGAACAATGCATTGAAGGACATCTATCAGTTTTGGCACCTCAGTTCTGACAGCAGCACAGACGTCAACTTACCCTGAATTGCTGGACCCCAGGCAAACAAATAGTACCAACTCAAGTGCAGATCTACAATAGTTTCCTCTCGGGGAACATATACAGGACGCTTGAATCGACATGTTACACGATTATTTTCAAAGACCCCTTCTTCATCTCTAGCAGGATTTCTCTGGATTTCTTTAGCCCACTGACCAACGTTATAAAAGTGCTGTATTCGGACTCTTCCATTATCATCATGAACACAAGCCATGACATCATCTCCTCCCTACAAGATAAAAAAATATTTGgtagaaataaaactaaaaataaaaagaaataaaaaagtactACAAAGCGTTTTCCTCACTCACTTGTATAATTTTCATTTGTTAGAACTAATAAAAATAAGGGGCTCTCATTCCCTTTTTCTAGGTTACATGTACACAAACATTTTTCCCAACAGTATTTCTTCAGCCAGACTGAACCACACAAAGAGAGTAGTAATGTTTACTTACTCTTTCTGGCTCTGTAATCTCTTTTTGATCTTCCTAAGGGGCAGCTTACCTAATGTGCATAACTTATGTATAAGAGGTGATATCACCCTGGCATCACACAATTAATTGATCCATAGCAAGCTGTTTTCTTTCATAGTGTGTGAAATGCTGGCATCCTGCTTCAAAAAAAACTGGCAGTCTTAAATCCTTTATATATGCAAAATCCACGGCATTGAAATCATCATCAAGAAAGCAACAGAATTTAGTAAAATAGAAGAAATGAATCTACTAAATCTGGATAAACAATAGCATAAACGGCAGTCTGTCCTTTCTAATCACTTCTCATATTCATTTAAGCAAGTATCACTTCTCATTTCAtctaagagaaaattaaaaatgttcaaCAAATGATAACAGAATACAGAACACtataaaacacaagaaaagagTAATCAATATGTACTTCACATAGTGTAAACAGCCATCGAGCattacaaagaaagaaacagtggGTAGGAGAAGGAAGTGTGAGAAAATTATTTGTAGAATtcatttactgaaatattaaattaaTTCCTAGAACAGTTATTTAAGATAACTGTCAAAGTAGTAGAACACTATATCACTCAGGAATTACCATTAGTTTTAGGAGTACTATCCTATGGAGGCCTTCATATCAAGAACCATTAAAACATTGTGCAAGTTTGGTGAATGGCATTTTAAGGAATTTTGCTTTCACAGGTATCaatactgtattaaaaataagtCCTACTTCTCAAATACTAATCCTTCTGAAATGCCACACTGATGATGCAAACAATACTTGCTAATGTGATCATGTTTCAATTCTTTGTTACAGGGAAAGAGTATTGAAGGGTGCAGTTCATCTCTCTCGGATTATTGCTTTATGTAGATTTGTAAAAGATATGTGAAAAGTGAGGGGGAAAAGGGGACGACAACAACTCATTCGTGAAGAGTTTCTGCAGCTCTGTACTGCTGCAGACAAGCTTTCTAGCTTCTGTCTTGAGCTCACCACTGCTCTCCATAACTTATTCTCCAAGTTTAATTTTTATACACCTGAGCACAGATCCCTCATTCTTAAGtataaaaaggcaacaaaaaaaaaaaaaagtgccaggtttatattaaaaatgaaagacaaaaaacaatCTGAATCTCAATTTATACAATGAGGTTACAAAATCCTAACTAGGCACAAAGCCTAGAAGTGGAACAAGTATAATGCTATCTTAGACAAAGAAATGGGTTACaggacattaaaaaagaaaaaaatctactgaggacccaaatactgtttttcctctgaacttcTCTAGCTATCCAGGCCACATCATTTTGATTACAGCCTCCAAGGTACACCCCACTTCTCATAGCCAAGTTGTTTTTACCTGGAGTCATTTTACCAGTACATTCTATGTATTGCAGGATACCAAAACATCCTAGAAGTTATGAAAAAAGATGAAGTCAGAGGTGGAACAAGACATGAAGATAAATGCCAGTTGTTTTAGTCCAGCTGACTGATATGCATTAGATTTCACACATGGCAAATTTGGAAGCAAAGCTATTTACTTTGAAGTAGCTCTTTGTGACATGTGGCTTGCCACATACCCTATTCTTACTGGAGACATAGACATAGCATCCTGCTTGATATGCTTGGGCTGAAGGGTAATGTGTGCTTTCTAAGTGGCTCATCAGGCACAACTGGTGGGCCCCACGGACCACTAGTGTGCACACGCTTTCCTGCTACCAACTACATGCACTCTGACTGCTGGGAGAGTCACCAGAGGCCCATGGGCTACGGTGGACACACTTCTGGGCTGGGAATTTTGCCCAACAGAAATGCACAGGTCTGACTGAGGGCTGTCTTGCCGTCAGGTATGCCTTTCATGACGACAGTAGGCCAAAAGCACAGCTGCACTCCTGAGTGAAATGGAAAGGGGGGAACGTAGAGGACATGATGGGCATGGGCCTGCACTGGCCAGTCAGGACACACAGTGTGAATGGACCTGGGAGCAAAGGGATAGACCACAGGAGTGGACAGGTGGGATTGCAAGGGGGCATGGGGAAGGGACACGATGTTATACTGCAAAGCATGGGTGAGAGGTTTTTGATATAGAGCTTGACAAGCACATGCTGGTAAGTGCTAATGATACTGATAAGTGTTAATCGCATTAAAGTCTAAccactgaaattcaaaatctTTCCTTTAGAGTGTTGATCTGCTTCATGGACTGCAGATATATGAGTTACAACTTGCTAACATGGTATTTGATAGCTTGGCACCAAATATTTAAAGGTGCTGAGCTGTTTTGAGGATCCTGTCaggtatttgcatttttatgaatCTAAATTTCTCCTAAAATTTGGCTGTAAAACTGTTCCTTATAACATTAAACATGAACTGTTCTTTATGACATGAAAAACTGCTGTCTTTATTACGTTTATTTACAGCATCCTATTAAGACCTATATACTTAGGACTGAAGAGCATGGACCctcacattttctttcagtttctcatttttgGTCTGATAAAAAGGCTGCTAAGTCCATGCAAGTCTTCCCATTGACTTCTGTGGATCCTAGACCAGGACTATTAAATACTATTAtatttttcagactgctgcttgCAACTAAACAAGAAATAGTCCTATCCTCTGACTTAGGATTTATGACACAAACACAATTAAAACATGATCAAAAGTaaatcttttgaaaggaaaaagaaaaaaaaggaatgagcaGAGAACCAAATCCAGTAAAACTCATGAGAGATGGAAGAAGAGATCTTAACAAGATTGCTTTGTAGAGCACATATATTTAAATTAGTAGTAGTCATTTTGTCACACAGTTGTACCTTTTCTGGAACAACACACagggatgaaagaaaaaaaagaaagatcttcaAAGCTGAATAGTGAAATGCTCATTTATATTATTGAAAATTAACTGATTTACCTAAGAGTAAAACTATATACCATCTAATTTCTGATTGTCCAAGTAACACTGGCATAAAATGCTGCAGCACACTTACCATGTGATTTAGTTTTCTCTCTGAGGgcttttttcaataaaaaatgcaaaaagctaatAACATTCAGACATTCAAAGCTGAACAATTATAATATttagaaaagaagggaaaggataTGGTACAAAGGATAAGACACTTTTCTGGGAGCCTGGCTTCTGCTTCCAGACAGGCTAGTGAACTGTAGCTTGTTTTCAACAGGTCAGTTTTTCCTTGTATGCTCTCTTTCTCACAGATAAATATAAACCCTCTCTATTCAAATAGGTAAAAGTGTGCACTTTGTCAACGTGAAGAACTATAAGAGTCGTTAGTCTTACCATTTTCTTGTCTGAAGAAAATCCCACTGCCACCCAGCCATCAGTATCGGCACTCAACTCAAATTCAACATCAGCTCCTATTCTACGGTAACTTAGAAAATAGTCACAAGTCTCTGCATTACATCCAGGTTTACCATACCTAAATGAAATTGGAAATATATATaacttttccttttaatgttctGCTATGGAGCTTAATTATTacatttctgcaagaaaaacTTGGATTTGGTATAATGCATTATACCAAATTTTGGTATAATTGGTGTAAAACATATTATATTATGCTATACATAAAGCAGCATTAATTACAATGTTTACAGTAATTATTGTTACAGTAAGGTGTATAAAATTTGAACATTATGTTAAGCAGTTACAGACTGTTACAGCAGTTACAGTTTTACTCTGTTGACCCTCCTAGGCCTAGTTTTGTAAGGGCTTCATAAAAATGCAAGAAACATGAAATAATCTAGTCCATAACCATGAATAACAAACGTATTAAATTGAATAGGGAATATTCAGTAATATTTCTAATGCAAACAGAAAGATACCCACATTTTTACTTCAGACTGACCTGAAACATCCCTTGGTTTTTCCACAGTCATCTACTCTGATTTTTGCAAATGGATCCACAGGAGGAGCAGTAGGGAAAGGGTAACCTGCATAATCGGAATAAACCGTTATCAAATAGAATACAGAGAGTGAAATGCAATACTGAAGAGAAACTTCTCCAATAGTATTTCCATTGTCTGCTGATACTGAGTTTTTCAGAGGAGGGACTGCTTTGTTGCTTTGCTCAGAGAGTCCTGGATTCAGGAACCAAAGGTACCAAAGGAACATAGgcaaatgagaataaaaatagtCTCAGCTTTTCTACATCCATTAAGAGGGGAGAGTGGATGTTAGAGTATAGCTTCGCCATGCTGCAGGCAAGAAGTCTTCCACCAGCAACACAAGTTAAGGCACCATGAACACAGAGGAGGGCAGTCAACCAACTATTGGCGACCTCCACTCAGCTGTCTCTTAGTGCACTCCTAGTCCCCTCAGAAAATCTGTAAGGGAACTGAAGCTGAACCCTTAGCCATAAATGAAGGTATTTAAGTATAAATGCAGGGCATCAGATTCAAAGCTGTAGGGATGGATACTGAGAGGACCTTAAAATGCCTTCTCCATTAAGAGTGAACTAAAGTGTGCATTGAATTGGAAGGTAAAAAGACTGGATAGGAAGATATCAATGATTGGAAGGTATCAAAACTAGGAATTGCCTGCAGTGGTGACCCACAATCACTTGCAAACTTACACACACAAGAACCAGATAATGAAGATGTGAGGACTCCAGGCATTCATTTATCTACTGCACACTAATGAGACAGCATGGCCATTTGCTAACAAACCTTGACTTTCTTGACTCTGTTGCATGAATGTAGATACTTTAACAGAGTGTTCTCTTCTTTAGccaactgaaaaacaaagtgcTAGCTGTGGCACCAGAGAGCCTTCTGGAAGTGTTTCAttgaatggaaaacaaaaactgcAGTTGCATAGCTACAGCACCTCCAAACAAACAGGACTGTTTATGCCCCAAAACTTCAGGCATCTGACATCAGGAGCTCCGTTAGCTTTCCCAGGCTTCTGACGTTCTcagtagagaggaaaaaagcactaTTAACCCCAAGTTAAAGCATCCATTAACCAAATCAGGAGCCTAGGGAAATGAGCCAGTCAGCTTACCAGCAGCATCATTATAAGACAGGCTGCAGTAAATCCTGTGTCCTCACTGCTTACCTTCCATTTATTCGAATGTACCAAGCAGCGCTTTTTCAATGCAGCCTAGCTACACATGAAAACTGGGGTTTTAACATTCTGccatttgtaaattttttttaaaaaaaagtcaggtgTAGGTGCTATATTTCTTATCATTTATGCCATTACGTggcatttgaaaaacaaaaaatgcgAAAACCAAGAATTCCTCAAATTAGCGGCCCACGCCGTCTCCTTCACGACTGCGCCaagcggcccgcgccgcccctctCCCCTCGCCGGCCCggtccgcccggcccggccccggccccggccccggccccggccccggccccggccccggcccggcggctggcggccgcggcgctcccgccccggaggcggcggccggAAGATGGCGGCCGGGCGCTGGCCTTCGTGCTgaacccgccgccgccgcctcggcccggccgcgccgcgctgcgctgcgcccccgccgcctcgccgcgggcCTCGGCCCTCACCCTCCTCGGAGAGGTAGCGCAGGTCGTAAAACTCGCTGGCGAAGGTGCCGTACGAGGAGTCGTGGTGAGGCCGCGCCGtctcgtcgccgccgccgccgcgctcgccgccgcccgcctcccgccgcccgccaccCTCGTCCGCCGGGCTGGCGGCGGAaccggccagcagcagcagcagcagcagccgccaaGCGCCGCGGCTCGGCaccgccatggcggcggcggcggcggcggcggcggcggcggcggcggcggcgcggggaggcggcggcggctcccgctcGCGTCTCGTGCACGGCCCCGGCGCCTGctgccgcgcccccgcccgccgccggggctgcccccgctgccgctgccgcttcCGCTcccgcccggggcggccgcggggctggggggcggcggggagcgcgggagGGGCGCGGCCGGCGCTGGCACAAGCCGGAGGGGCTGCGTGGGGGGACGCGGAGGAGGCGCGGGTGGGCGAGGAaggtgtgtgtgtgagggaggtGTGGGGGGTGAGAGGTGTGCGTGTGCAGGGGGTGTGGGGGAGTGTCAGAGGTGCGGGTGTGCAAGGAAGGTGTGGGAGCAGAGTGTGAGGGAGGTGTGTGGGGAAACTGGGGGCTTGCGTGGGGAGGTGTAGGGGTGTGAGAGGTATGGGTGTGAGGAAGGTGTGGGGTATAGGGGAGGTGTGCGTGAGGTGTGCATGCAAGGTTTAGGGTGTGTGTGAAGTGTGGGAGGCAcatgtttccccccccccaacccaaagTGCTGAGCCAGGCCAAGCCCACGGAGCACAGCCCTGTCCTGCCAGGCCAAGCCCCCTCCCTGCGCCCCAGGAGTGTGGCGCGGGCTCCCAGGACGACAACTCCATTAGCTGTTCTCCAGCCCTAACCCAAAAACGAGGTGCACGTGACAGCCCACCCTGCCTGAGCACCCTGCGGCTGCCACAGCGCTGCCGGGTGACCTTCAGGAGGCTGGTGCGCCGCTCTGCCTGGTAGGTGCCTCGCCACCCCCGGCCACGGCCCTGGTTTAGCAAAACCTCTCAGCATACACCTCAGGAAGATTTGATAGTCGTGCATGGTAATCGCTGAGTGAACTTATCTTTCTCTTTAACAACGTCTAAGATGGGACTGGAGGCACAGCACGACTTGCATTCATTTCAGGTAAAGCCAAATGCTAGTGAGTGTTTGCTGTCCAACTGCGTATTCTTGCTTCATGTTTTACACAACGCAAGGTAACTGCAGCAATACATAGGTGCTCAAAACGTGgcaaaactggggggggggggggggcggtaaaTCAAGCTTGTGCTACCAAAGCCTTGCTCGGATTGTTAAAACTTGACGCTGGACTTGTAGCTAAAAGTTAAGGATATGCCTGCGTTATTTACTGTGTTGTGGTAGCCACGGGTTAATCACAAAGCAGTGACTTTTCAGCCCCCATGTTCACTGAAGTGGCTCTTCTATAGGGTTTGGACTACTGTCTTCCGATTATAACTGTACTTTTTTGTATTGCTGTGCATGATTATGCTTCCTCCTCTAAGAGTGCCTGAAAGAAAACTCAGCAAAACATTGGGAAGGGAATCAGACGGACATATAACGTGTGGCAGTAttccaaaaattaaaacaactcttaatttaaatcttttttttttaattgatgatgACTGAATTAAGTTACTTTTTCGATGGGACTCGGTGACTTCCTGAGATCTAGGCTGCGTTAGGGATAAGTTCATGCTCTTTGAACAGTTGCTTGTGATACCAAAGTGTTCTCAGCTGCATCCGGTAGAGGACATTAACTCACATCTCTGGACTTTAGTCCAGTGGAGTATCATGCTATTTCTCACTCCCAGGAAGAAATAGCCCAAtaggaagggaaaataaagaaGAATGTGCAAAAGCAATTTAGAGCACATGCAAATTCAACATGTTCCACAGTAGCATATATAAAAAGCTAGAGGAGAACACCACTAAACTCTAATGCAAAATAATGATTCTCTTCCCACCTCACTGAGCTTAGCAAACTTAACCATGCcagtggaaaacaaacaaaaataaaaaacccttgTAAATCAGGCTAACAGGAAAATATTGCTGCAGTTTATTCTTTCTGGCAATAATCAACTTTGATGAAGGCCCCCTGTCTCCTTTTTGAGACAGCTATCCAACTGTTGTAGTGACTGCAAAGCAGCATTTGCTCAGCAAGGGAACAGGTGTCAGCTGCACgctgttttttcctccctaaaaaCAGGCTTTACAGCACTTTGATGCAAGCAGCGCTTCATAGTAGTAGTAAACACTTAGAATATTTATCATGTGTTGCTTGTACTTACATGACACCTATCATTTTAGCTCTGACAGCTAAGACACTATCTGTGATTTCAGTGGAGCTGTGCTGACTTTAAGCTGAAGATATGGCCAAGAGATTAATCCTTTGTGTTTGCCTACCTTCTATTAAATCctttagaataaaaattaaaataactccTGACATTTTTTCCCTAATATTCTTTACTAAAACACTGCCTGTTTGCTGAAGATTGCCCCTATTGCAAAAGTGAGTTGCTTATAGGAAGCAGTGTCATATTTAGACTGCCAGAGCACTAATGAGTACCCTTAGTTTTCTCACAGAGAACAGGCATAGCAGTGTTTCCAGCAAACAGGAAGGTCTAAACTACAACTAATGATACTGCCTGTGAGGCAGCAATTCTGTAGGGAAAATTCTTACATGATCGAGTAATTAAGGCTGCCATGAACAAGCAGTTGCACAAGGAGACCCAACTGCAGCTGCATGAGCTGCCTTAATCCTAGAACTTCCAAACTTCCCCAATGCCTTATTTTGCAGCTCATACTTCCTGGTTACACCTTTCTTAGATGGAAAGTATGTACAGCCTCATAGGAACTGTGTATTGGAAGGCGTCAATTACTCCAACAGTGGAAGTTCTCTTACTTTTGATGAATCAAAGATCTAGTCATTTCCACCACTTCTTGTCCTGTCCTTGTTCTGCTTCAACGGAATCCAGCAGTCAAATTCCCTACACACTTAGagcattttccttcccttctgtccATCAGTTACTTCCAGAACTGGAGACCAGGACCCAGTTCCCACCCAAAGCTAGTCCTGCCTCTTCTCCTGGGCTCTAGCTGCGACTCAGAATACACCCTTCCCCTGGAGGCTCAAGCATTTGGTGGTATTTGGACTAGGAATTAAAGCTTCAGGAGCGAGATATAGTTTACATCAGCAGACACTCAGAAAGTCTTGTCACAGAGTTTCCAATTGCATTATTCAGGAGCGGGTATAGCTCTAATactgaagagagaagaggaataaAATCCCACTGATCATATAAGAGGACAACTTGACTAATGAGGAAAGACTGGGGAAAGGCAAGTGGTGTAGGGCTATCATGTGCATTCAtgtgcacacatgtacacacacacacacacgtgtggcTACTCCGAGCAGCTTGTCTGTGGCTTTGGGAGAGCTGAAGAGAAGCTGAGGTGCTGTGCATCAGCTTTGAGTTTCTAGTACCACAACTGGAAGTGTGTGAGACAAAGTAATGGAGGAGGTAAACAAAGATGGAATATGAAGTCat
This Dromaius novaehollandiae isolate bDroNov1 chromosome 2, bDroNov1.hap1, whole genome shotgun sequence DNA region includes the following protein-coding sequences:
- the FRRS1L gene encoding DOMON domain-containing protein FRRS1L; translation: MAVPSRGAWRLLLLLLLAGSAASPADEGGGRREAGGGERGGGGDETARPHHDSSYGTFASEFYDLRYLSEEGYPFPTAPPVDPFAKIRVDDCGKTKGCFRYGKPGCNAETCDYFLSYRRIGADVEFELSADTDGWVAVGFSSDKKMGGDDVMACVHDDNGRVRIQHFYNVGQWAKEIQRNPARDEEGVFENNRVTCRFKRPVYVPREETIVDLHLSWYYLFAWGPAIQGSITRHDIDSPPVSERVVSIYKYEDIFMPSAAYQTFSSPFCLLLIVALTFYLLMGTP